The following proteins are co-located in the Ammospiza caudacuta isolate bAmmCau1 chromosome 32, bAmmCau1.pri, whole genome shotgun sequence genome:
- the RBM14 gene encoding RNA-binding protein 14 isoform X2 → MRPGIKLFVGNVPEEATAEELSELFAGAAGPVLGVALMKQFAFVHLRDEAAAARAISQLNGHQLHGRRIVVEPSRPRPTNTCKIFVGNVSAACTSGELRSLFQQYGPVVECDVVKGTAPSAVCPSWPITGA, encoded by the exons ATGCGTCCTGGCATCAAACTCTTCGTGGGCAACGTCCCCGAGGAGGCGACGGCGGAAGAACTGAGCGAGCTATTCGcaggcgcggcggggccggtgcTGGGCGTCGCCCTCATGAAACAGTTCGCTTTCGTGCACCTGCGGGACGAGGCGGCGGCCGCGCGCGCCATCTCGCAGCTCAACGGGCACCAACTGCACGGCCGCCGCATCGTGGTGGAGCCATCCCGGCCTCGCCCCACCAACACCTGCAAGATCTTCGTGGGGAATGTGTCGGCCGCGTGCACGAGCGGGGAGCTGCGCTCGCTCTTCCAGCAGTACGGCCCCGTGGTGGAGTGCGACGTGGTGAAAG GTACGGCTCCGAGCGCCGTCTGTCCGAGCTGGCCGATTACCGGCGCCTAG
- the RBM14 gene encoding RNA-binding protein 14 isoform X1: MRPGIKLFVGNVPEEATAEELSELFAGAAGPVLGVALMKQFAFVHLRDEAAAARAISQLNGHQLHGRRIVVEPSRPRPTNTCKIFVGNVSAACTSGELRSLFQQYGPVVECDVVKDYAFVHMENEADAKVAIENLNGKEVKGRRVNVELSTNVQKKGTGQAPPPALGVDKTKRIGLEYREKFQPKIEGFDQQRRVADAAFPSATGAGYATTPSLYDYQQRFGAKYDAFDAQPRPASPSYFGRDRSPLRRSPTRAGYAAVSLPMTAQPAAYRAQPSASLGATYRAQPSASLGVAYRPQPTTGQAAAYRAQPSASLGSAYRSQPSVGSLGAAGAQPAAANSLGSYGAQPAAAASYGAQPAAANSLSSYGVQSAALASSYSAQPASGYSAGYSAQPAIAAYGAQPAAGSAGSYSTQAVAVHVASYGTQLAAGSYGAQPMDGHAGSYSAQPGAVLSAGYSAQAVAVHTSSYSAQAVAGHAAAAYQPVAGHSASYGAQPALSTSYGAQPTVGHSASYGAQPAAGLPASYGSQPAAAALPAGYGAQTGSSLAASYGSQAAVAASYKAQASAPLTAAYRAQASGAMAASYPAQQPSSAALAAAYRAQPGSAYDGPSQLGQPAGSYLGLPQAAAAPPYERTRLSPPRSAAYDDPYKKSSSLAKRYGSERRLSELADYRRLADSPLAYRRSPTKSPLDYRRLPDAHSEYARYSGGYSDYLPPARIHSGYQRRL, translated from the exons ATGCGTCCTGGCATCAAACTCTTCGTGGGCAACGTCCCCGAGGAGGCGACGGCGGAAGAACTGAGCGAGCTATTCGcaggcgcggcggggccggtgcTGGGCGTCGCCCTCATGAAACAGTTCGCTTTCGTGCACCTGCGGGACGAGGCGGCGGCCGCGCGCGCCATCTCGCAGCTCAACGGGCACCAACTGCACGGCCGCCGCATCGTGGTGGAGCCATCCCGGCCTCGCCCCACCAACACCTGCAAGATCTTCGTGGGGAATGTGTCGGCCGCGTGCACGAGCGGGGAGCTGCGCTCGCTCTTCCAGCAGTACGGCCCCGTGGTGGAGTGCGACGTGGTGAAAG ACTATGCCTTTGTACACATGGAGAACGAAGCCGATGCTAAAGTTGCCATCGAAAACCTAAATGGGAAGGAGGTGAAGGGGCGCCGGGTGAACGTGGAGCTCTCCACCAACGTGCAGAAGAAGGGCACGGGCCAGGCGCCGCCGCCTGCCCTCGGCGTCGACAAGACCAAGCGCATCGGCCTCGAGTACCGCGAGAAGTTCCAGCCCAAGATCGAGGGCTTCGACCAGCAGCGCCGGGTGGCTGACGCCGCCTTCCCCTCCGCCACGGGCGCCGGCTACGCCACCACCCCCTCCCTGTACGATTACCAGCAGCGCTTCGGCGCCAAGTACGACGCCTTCGAtgcgcagccccggcccgcctCCCCCTCCTACTTTGGCAGGGACCGCAGCCCGCTGCGGCGCTCGCCCACCCGCGCCGGCTACGCGGCGGTGTCGCTCCCCATGACGGCGCAGCCAGCCGCCTACCGCGCCCAGCCCTCGGCCTCGCTGGGGGCCACGTACCGAGCCCAGCCCTCGGCCTCCCTGGGTGTGGCGTACCGCCCGCAGCCCACCACGGGCCAGGCCGCCGCCTACCGCGCGCAGCCCTCGGCCTCGCTGGGCAGCGCCTACCGCTCCCAGCCCTCGGTCGGCTCCCTGGGCGCCGCGGGCGCTCAGCCCGCTGCCGCCAACTCCCTTGGCTCCTACGGCGCCCAGccagccgccgccgcctcgtACGGCGCCCAGCCCGCGGCCGCCAACTCCCTCAGCTCCTACGGCGTCCAGTCCGCTGCCCTGGCCTCCTCCTACAGCGCCCAGCCCGCCTCGGGCTACTCGGCCGGCTACAGCGCCCAGCCCGCCATAGCCGCCTACGGCGCCCAGCCCGCTGCCGGTTCTGCCGGCTCCTACAGCACCCAGGCCGTGGCCGTGCACGTGGCATCCTACGGCACCCAGCTGGCCGCAGGCTCCTATGGCGCCCAGCCCATGGATGGCCACGCCGGCTCCTACAGCGCCCAGCCCGGCGCCGTGCTGTCTGCCGGCTACAGCGCCCAGGCCGTGGCGGTGCACACCAGCTCTTACAGCGCCCAGGCCGTGGCAGGTCACGCCGCTGCTGCCTACCAGCCCGTGGCCGGCCACTCTGCCTCCTACGGTGCCCAGCCCGCGCTGTCCACCTCGTACGGCGCCCAGCCCACCGTGGGCCACTCGGCCTCGTACGGCGCCCAGCCCGCCGCGGGCCTGCCCGCGTCCTACGGCAGCCagcccgcggccgccgcgctCCCCGCCGGCTACGGCGCGCAGACGGGCTCCTCGCTGGCCGCGTCCTACGGCAGCCAGGCCGCCGTCGCCGCTTCGTACAAGGCGCAGGCCTCTGCCCCGCTGACGGCCGCGTACCGGGCGCAGGCCTCTGGCGCCATGGCGGCCTCCTACCCGGCGCAGCAGCCGTCCTCCGCCGCGCTGGCGGCCGCGTACCGAGCCCAGCCCGGCAGCGCCTACGACGGGCCgagccagctggggcagccGGCAGGCTCCTACCTGGGCCTGCCACAGGCCGCCGCCGCACCGCCCTACGAGCGCACCCGCCTCTCCCCGCCTCGCAGCGCCGCCTACGACGACCCGTACAAAAAATCGTCCTCTCTGGCTAAAAG GTACGGCTCCGAGCGCCGTCTGTCCGAGCTGGCCGATTACCGGCGCCTAGCGGACTCTCCGCTGGCGTATCGCCGCTCGCCCACCAAGTCCCCGCTGGACTACCGCCGGCTGCCGGACGCGCACTCCGAGTACGCCCGCTACTCGGGCGGCTACAGCGACTACCTGCCCCCCGCCCGCATCCACTCGGGCTACCAGCGCCGCCTCTGA
- the LOC131570027 gene encoding RNA-binding protein 4B-like: MVKLFIGNLPREATEQEIRSLFEQYGKVLECDIIKNYGFVHIEDRTAAEDAIRNLHHHKLHGVCINVEASKNKSKASTKLHVGNISPACTNPELRAKFEEYGPVIECDIVKDYAFVHMERAEDAVEAIRGLDNTEFQGKRMRVQLSTSRLRTAPGMGDKSGCYRCGKEGHWSKECPVDRPGQVADFAEAYNEQYGAVRTPYTAGYGETVYYDEAYGGMADYYKRYRVRSYATASAYDAYAEQTMAQYSQYAQYSQVQSSAMAATTAMAGRIPTTLDAYDRALLPTPGAAAAVAAAAATAAAAAASSTYYTRDRSPLRRTAAAASTVGEAYTYERGQLSPVSSVARASLYDMQRFGWDPYTERVQYSAF; this comes from the exons ATGGTGAAGCTGTTCATCGGGAACCTGCCGCGGGAGGCGACGGAGCAGGAGATCCGCTCCCTGTTCGAGCAGTACGGGAAGGTGCTGGAGTGCGACATCATCAAGAACTACGGCTTCGTGCACATCGAGGACAGGACGGCGGCCGAGGACGCCATCCGCAACCTGCACCACCACAAGCTGCACGGCGTCTGCATCAATGTGGAGGCCAGCAAGAACAAGAGCAAGGCCTCCACCAAACTGCACGTGGGCAACATCAGCCCCGCCTGCACCAACCCAGAGCTGCGCGCCAAGTTCGAGGAGTACGGCCCCGTCATCGAATGTGACATCGTCAAGGACTACGCCTTCGTGCACATGGAGCGGGCCGAGGATGCCGTGGAGGCCATCCGGGGGCTGGACAACACCGAGTTCCAAG GCAAGCGGATGCGCGTGCAGCTGTCCACCAGCCGGCTGCGGACGGCGCCCGGGATGGGAGACAAGAGCGGCTGCTACCGCTGCGGGAAGGAGGGGCACTGGTCTAAGGAGTGCCCGGTCGATCGCCCGGGGCAAGTGGCGGACTTTGCCGAGGCCTATAACGAGCAGTACGGAGCCGTGCGCACTCCCTACACCGCGGGCTATGGGGAGACCGTGTATTACGATGAGGCCTACGGCGGGATGGCCGACTACTACAAGCGCTACCGCGTCCGCTCCTACGCCACGGCCTCGGCGTACGACGCCTACGCGGAGCAGACCATGGCCCAGTACTCCCAGTACGCCCAGTACTCCCAGGTCCAGTCCTCGGCCATGGCCGCCACCACGGCCATGGCCGGCCGCATCCCCACCACCTTAGACGCGTACGACCGAGCGCTGCTGCCCACCCCGGGCGCGGCGGCCGCCgtcgccgccgccgctgccaccgccgcggccgccgccgcgtCCTCCACGTATTACACCCGGGACAGGAGCCCCCTGCGCCGCACGGCCGCTGCGGCCAGCACCGTCGGAGAGGCGTACACGTACGAGCGTGGGCAGCTGTCGCCCGTCTCCTCGGTGGCCCGGGCGTCCCTCTACGACATGCAGCGCTTCGGGTGGGATCCCTACACGGAGCGGGTGCAATACTCTGCCTTCTGA
- the LOC131570026 gene encoding RNA-binding protein 4B-like: MVKLFIGNLPREATEQEIRSLFEQYGKVLECDIIKNYGFVHIEDKTAAEDAIRNLHHHKLHGVCINVEASKNKSKASTKLHVGNISPACTNLELRAKFEEYGPVIECDIVKDYAFVHMERAEDAVEAIRGLDNTEFQGKRMRVQLSTSRLRTAPGMGDKSGCYRCGKEGHWSKECPVDRPGQVADFAEAYNEQYGAVRTPYTAGYGETVYYDEAYGGMADYYKRYRVRSYATASAYDAYAEQTMAQYSQYAQYSQVQSSAMAATTAMAGRIPTTLDAYDRALLPTPGAAAAVAAAAATAAAAAASSTYYTRDRSPLRRTAAAASTVGEAYTYERGQLSPVSSVARASLYDMQRFGRDPYADRARYSAF; this comes from the exons ATGGTGAAGCTGTTCATCGGGAACCTGCCGCGGGAGGCGACGGAGCAGGAGATCCGCTCCCTGTTCGAGCAGTACGGGAAGGTGCTGGAGTGCGACATCATCAAGAACTACGGCTTCGTGCACATCGAGGACAAGACGGCGGCCGAGGACGCCATCCGCAACCTGCACCACCACAAGCTGCACGGCGTCTGCATCAATGTGGAGGCCAGCAAGAACAAGAGCAAGGCCTCCACCAAGCTGCACGTGGGCAACATCAGCCCCGCCTGCACCAACCTAGAGCTGCGCGCCAAGTTCGAGGAGTACGGCCCCGTCATCGAATGTGACATCGTCAAGGACTACGCCTTCGTGCACATGGAGCGGGCCGAGGATGCCGTGGAGGCCATCCGGGGGCTGGACAACACCGAGTTCCAAG GCAAGCGGATGCGCGTGCAGCTGTCCACCAGCCGGCTGCGGACGGCGCCCGGGATGGGAGACAAGAGCGGCTGCTACCGCTGCGGGAAGGAGGGGCACTGGTCTAAGGAGTGCCCGGTCGATCGCCCGGGGCAAGTGGCGGACTTTGCCGAGGCCTATAACGAGCAGTACGGAGCCGTGCGCACTCCCTACACCGCGGGCTATGGGGAGACCGTGTATTACGATGAGGCCTACGGCGGGATGGCCGACTACTACAAGCGCTACCGCGTCCGCTCCTACGCCACGGCCTCGGCGTACGACGCCTACGCGGAGCAGACCATGGCCCAGTACTCCCAGTACGCCCAGTACTCCCAGGTCCAGTCCTCGGCCATGGCCGCCACCACGGCCATGGCCGGCCGCATCCCCACCACCTTAGACGCGTACGACCGAGCGCTGCTGCCCACCCCGGGCGCGGCGGCCGCcgtcgccgccgccgccgccaccgccgcggccgccgccgcgtCCTCCACGTATTACACCCGGGACAGGAGCCCCCTGCGCCGCACGGCCGCTGCGGCCAGCACCGTCGGAGAGGCGTACACGTACGAGCGTGGGCAGCTGTCGCCCGTCTCCTCGGTGGCCCGGGCCTCCCTCTACGACATGCAGCGCTTCGGGCGGGACCCGTACGCGGACCGGGCGCGATACTCCGCCTTTTGA
- the ZNRD2 gene encoding protein ZNRD2: protein MGALLLRGYRMLGSSCPECGTVLLQDKEQRLLCVSCQEPEQGPAAAPGPPRPERCEGRGRRDPGLPPPGPGAPRCRCRYRSRCDGATGAAVAAARAALLQKLLWAARELPRSRLRGGQAPASAAWCGTAPSPSGGCATWSPPGAPRDRLRPCEPPGTE, encoded by the exons ATGGGGGCGCTGCTGCTCCGGGGGTACCGAATGTTGGGGAGCTCCTGCCCGGAGTGCGGG ACGGTTCTGctgcaggacaaggagcagcggctGCTGTGCGTGAGCTGCCAGGAGCCCGAGCAGGGACCCG ccgccgcccccggcccgccccgccccgaGCGCTGCGAGGGCCGCGGCCGCCGCGAcccggggctgcccccgcccggccccggagccccccggtgccggtgccggtacCGATCCCGATGCGATGGCGCTACCGGGGCCGCGgtggcggcggcgcgggcggcgctgctgcagaagctgctctgGGCGGCGCGGGAGCTGCCCCGCAGCCGGCTCCGTGGAGGGCAGGCGCCCGCCTCTGCCGCCTGGTGCGGGACTGCGCCCTCGCCCTCAGGGGGCTGCGCGACCTGGAGCCCCCCGGGAGCCCCCCGGGACCGTCTGAGACCCTGTGAGCCCCCCGGGACAGAGTGA
- the CCS gene encoding copper chaperone for superoxide dismutase — protein MASPEAGGSSCRLEFDVQMSCQGCADAVRAALEAAPEVKLVELRLQEQSVLVETTAAAERVRELLENSGRRAVLKGMGGSSEVPPGGAAVAALGGPGGVRGLLRFLQLSPSRCLVDGAVSGLPPGPHGLHIHEFGDLSDPCNSCGGHFNPDGESHGGPQDQHRHAGDLGNIWADSEGQARFRIEDSKLKVWDIIGRSVVVAEGEDDLGRGSHPLSRVNGNSGRGLACGVVARAAGLFQNPKRVCTCDGVTLWEERDRSRGAPLETPAMETPSSHL, from the exons ATGGCGTCACCGGAGGCCGGCGGGAGCAGCTGCCGG CTGGAGTTCGATGTTCAGatgagctgccagggctgcgCCGATGCCGTGCGGGCAGCGCTGGAGGCGGCTCCAG AGGTGAAGCTGGTGGAGCTGCGGCTGCAGGAGCAGTCGGTGCTGGTGGAGACCACGGCGGCGGCCGAGCGCGTgcgggagctgctggagaattCGGGGCGCAGGGCCGTGCTCAAGGGCATGGGGGGCTCCTCCGAGG ttccccccggaggagcagcagtggcggcactggggggtcccgggggggtccGGGGGCTGCTCCggttcctgcagctctcccccAGCCGGTGCCTCGTGGACGGAGCCGTGTCCGGGCTCCCCCCTGGCCCCCACGGGCTCCACATCCACGAATTCGGGGACCTCTCGGACCCCTGCAACAG CTGTGGGGGCCACTTCAACCCTGATGGGGAGAGCCACGGGGGACCCCAGGACCAGCAcagg CACGCCGGGGACCTGGGGAACATCTGGGCGGACTCTGAGGGCCAGGCCCGGTTCCGAATCGAGGACTCGAAGCTGAAG gtgtgGGACATCATCGGCCGCTCTGTGGTGGTGGCTGAGGGCGAGGACGATCTGGGCCGGGGGTCGCACCCCCTGTCTCGCGTCAACGGCAACTCGGGCCGGGG gctggcctGTGGCGTGGTGGCCCGCGCTGCCGGGCTCTTCCAGAACCCCAAACGCGTCTGTACCTGCGATGGCGTCACTCTCTGGGAGGAGCGCGACCGCAGCCGTGGGGCTCCCCTGGAGACCCCCGCCATGGAGACCCCCAGTTCCCACCTCTAG